The following is a genomic window from Candidatus Aminicenantes bacterium.
CCCCGACCTGATCGCTTCGCTCGAACAAGGCAAAGAAGAGGTCGTCCGGATCCGCTTCGAGCCGCCGGCCGACGTGGCCGTGGGCGACTACGAGCCCAAGCTCAAGACCGAGTGCAGCGCCGACAACCGCAAGGTCGAGTCCGAGGACAAGATCGTCCGGGTCCACGTGGCCTCCAAGACCAACGTCCTGGGCATCGGCCTGCTGGTCCTGCTCCTGGTCGGGCTGCTGGTCGGAGTCGTGGTCTTCGGCATCAAGCTGACCCGGCGGTGAAGCCCGGCCCAAAGGAGAACGCCGTGTTCAAGACCATCGTCCGCAAGGAGCTGCTGGAGAACATCCTCAGCTACCGGTTCCCGATGTTCTTTCTGATCACCGCGGTCCTGATCCTCGTCTCGATCTATGTCCACAGCCTGGACTATGACAAGCAGGTTCGCGACTACAGCGAACAGGTCCGGCTGGCGCAGGAGGAGCTGGGTGCCTCCCGGATGTCGGACTTGTTCATGGGGCGGATCAAGGTCCGCGGCTTCCTTCCGCCCGTCCCGCTGTCCATCCTGGCCGCCGGATTCGAGACCTCCCTGCCGAGATACTACGACTTCGACCCCGAGGGGCCCAAGCCGGGACCTTCCTCGAGCGGCGAGGAATCCATCCTCTCGGTCTTTGGCCGGCTGGACTACCTCTTCATCATCCAGATGGTGGTCAGCCTGATCGTGCTCCTCTTCGCCTCGGACCTCATCGCCGGAGAAAAGGAGATGGGAACCTTGCGGGCGACCCTAGCCAACAGCGTGCCGCGCCACACGGTCCTGATGGGCAAGCTGACGGGCGGGTTCCTGACCGTCTGGCTCCCCTTCACCGTGGTCTTCGTCCTGGGCCTGATCGTGCTCGGCTTGCTGTCATTTCCCCTGACCTCCGGCGACTACCCGGCCCGCCTGCTGGCGGTCTTCCTGGCGACGACCGTCTTCCTGCTGGTCTATTACGCCTTGGGCCTGATGGTCTCGGCAAGCTCGGCCCGCTCCCGCACTTCGCTGGTGGCCGTTCTGCTCGTCTGGATCGTCTTCCAGCTCGTCTCGCCCCGCCTCAGCGACATGTTCGCGGCCGTCGTCCATCCGGCCCGGACCGAGACGGTCGTCTCGATGCAGAAGTCGCTGGCCGTGAAGACGATCGACCGGGAGAGGGCGATCGCCTTAGGGACCGAGTACGTGGCCCTGTTCGGGCCGCCGCCGGCGAACAACCAGCCGGCTCCGCCCCACCCCGAGGACAAGCAGAAGGAGTATGACGCCTTCCAGGCCGATTGGGACGCCCGCGTCCGCGACCTCAAGGCCTCCCAGCTGCGCGACATCGAGGTCGCCTTTCAGCGGGAGAAGAGCCGCCAGCGCCGGCTGGCCGCCGGCTTCTCGCTCCTCTCGCCCAGCGCCGCTTTCTCGCGGCTCGTCACCGACCTCTGCGGGACCGGCGAGCTCGACCGGGCGCGCTACGACCAGTCCGTCCTGGACCACCAGCGCTCCATGGACGCCGCCCTCTATCAGTACGTCCAGAAGCATACCCTGCTGTTTCCCACGGGCGGATCGAGCAGCTCGTCCAGCATCACCAAGATGGTCGAAATGAAGACGCTGCCGGCCTTCAACGTCCAGAAGGCCCGGCTCGGCGAGGCCTTGGCCGCCAACGCCGGCAGCCTGATCTCGCTGGCCTTCTGGCTGATCGCGCCTTTCGCCCTGGCCTATGTCCGCTTCCTGAAGTACGACGTAAGGTGATCCGATGCTCGGAACGCTGATCCGGAAGGAAATCCACGAAGCCCTGTTGAGCTTTCGCTTCCTATTCGGGGCCCTTCTCTGCCTGGTCTTGATCCCCCTGGGCGTCTTCGTCAGCAGCAAAGAATATGAGCAACGGCGCATTACCTATCAGGAGTCGGTCCGGCTTTATACGGAGCGCACCAGAGGAGAGGTGTCCACCGCCATGCAAGCCGAAGGCTTTCGGCCGCCGTCGGCATTGGGCGTGCTGTCGCTGGGCCTGGAAGCGTTTCTACCGAACAAAGTCACGACTTCCCCGGACGGCGACTTCCGAGTGGCCAAGGAGATGGAGACCGGAAACCCGGATTCGCTCCTCTTCGGCAAAGTCGATCTGCTGTTCAACATCGGCTTCGTCCTTTCGCTCCTCGGCTTGATCTTCACCTTCAACGCCATCTCCGGCGAGAAAGAGAGCTCCGCGCTCCGCTTGATCATGACCAATGCCGTGCCCCGCTGGCAGATCATCGCGGCGAAATTAATCGGCAACGGCTTCGTGCTGATCATGCCCTTCCTCGCATCCGTTCTGATCGGAGTCTTGATCTTGAGCCTGTCGGGAGCGGGAGCCGTCTTTTCCGGGCCGTTTCTGCCGTCGCTGGCCGTCGTGATCGCCGTCTCGCTGCTGTTCATCCTGGCCATGTGCAACCTCGGGCTGCTCATCTCGACGCTGACCCATCGGTCGATCACTTCGATGATTATCGCCTTTTTCGTCTGGACGGTGCTTGTCCTCTCCTGGCCCCGCATCAGCCCGATGATCGCCACGATGCTGGCGCCGGTGAAATCGCAACAAGTCCATCTGGCCGAGAAGACGATGGTCCGCCAGGCCGCCGAGCGAGATCTGGACAGCGCCAGGCGGACGCTGTTCGATCGCATTGTCGTGAACGAGCTTGGCCTGAGCCTGGACCGGCTCAAGACCGAATCATCGCCCCGGGCGGCCAAGGCCAAAGCCGCGTTCGGGGCCGCCCGGGAAGGGCTTGAGCGCGCGTCTCAAGAGCGTCTGAGGAGCCAACTCGACAAGCTCGACCGCGAATACATGAACCGGCAGAAAGCCCAGTCGACTCTGACCCGCAACATCTCCCGCCTTTCACCCGTGACGAGCTTCGCTTATATCGTCAGCGAGGTTTCCGGGACCGGGTCTCTGGAGATGGAGAACTTCTGGGAGAATAGTCGACGCTTCCAAGGCCAGGTCGCCGCTCGGCTCTACAGCCAACAGCGCCATGAATGGTACGGATCCGCGGCCGGGCCGGGGGCTTGGCGGGAAGACTACGATGCGCCCGGATTCGACGCCTCGAAGGAGCCTGTCCCGCAGATGATTTACCAGCCCGCGTCCTTGGACAAGGCCCTGCAGCGAGAATGGCCGGATATTCTGTTGCTCTGCCTTTTCAACCTCGTCTTTTTCGCCGCGGCGTATGTTTCGTTCTCCCGATATGACGTTCGATAATAAAGGAGGCTTTCCATGACGACGCCAATCCCCATTCTTAAGGCCGACGACCTGTCCAAGCGCTACGAGGACGGCGTCCTGGCCCTCGACCACCTGAACCTGACCGTCCGGGCGGGCGAGGTCTACTGTCTGCTGGGCGCCAACGGCGCCGGCAAGACGACCACGATCAACCTGTTCCTGGGGTTCATCCCGCCGACGACCGGGGTCTGCACCATCAACGGCATTGACGTCAACAAGGACCCCCTGGAGGCCAAAAAGCACGTCGCTTTCGTCTCCGAGAACGTCATGCTCTATGGCAACTTCACGGCCCGCCAGAACCTGGATTTCTTCGCCAAGCTGGGCGGCAAGCCCGACTCAAGGACGCCGCGGCCATTCTGCTGGACGAGCCGACCTCGGGCCTCGACCCCAAGGCGGCCGAGGAGTTCCAGGAGATCCTGCACGAGCTGAAGGCCGAGGGCAAGGCCATCCTGATGTCGACCCACGATATCTTCCGGGCCAAGGAGATCGGCGACCGGGTCGGGATCATGAAGGAGGGCCGCCTGGTCATGGAGCGGACCCGCGAGGAGCTCCAGGTCGAGGATCTGGTCAAGATCTACATCGACTACATGAAGTCCGAGCCGCTGACCGCCTGAGGCGGGCGCCCTCGCTCCCGCCCCGCCGCCGACGCCGCGCCCCGTTCCGGAGTCCGCCATGCTGAAAACCATTCTCCGCAAGGAGCTGCTGGAGAACATCCGCCGCTACCGCCGAGTAAAATTATGAGCGGCAAACGCGATCGCGATCACACGTTCCGGGCGATCTTCCGCAAGGAGCTTCTCGAAGGCTTCATCACGCGGCGGTTCCTCGCCGTGCTCATCCTGTGCCTGATCGTCTTTCCCGTGGGCAGCTATATGAGCCGGCGCGACTACCAGTCCCGCCTCCAGAATTTCCAGGAGGCGCAGCGCCTCTACGAGAGCGCGAAAAAGACGGTCGGCGACATCCTCTTCAAGCCGGGCGGGGCGAAGGCGTTGCGCGCGCCGTCCGGCCTCAGCTTCCTTTCGACCGGGCTCGAGATCGTTCTGCCCGACGCGGCCGAAACCGTGGCCAAGTTCAATTCGTCCGCCGCGGAGATGCGCCTGACCAACACCCAGGGCCTCGACAACCTCTACGGCTTCTTCCACGGGCCGCTCGACTTTTCTTTCCTCGTCACCGTCGTTATGACCTTCCTGGCCTTGGCCTTCTCCTACAACGCCGTCTCGGGCGAGAAGGAGAGCGGCACGCTGGGCCTGATGCTGTCGAACTCGGTCCTGCGCTCGCGAATCGTCACGGCCAAGGCCGCGGCCCAGTTCCTGATGCTGGCCGTGCCGTTCCTGGCCGGCGTGGCGCTGAGCCTGGCGCTCGCCCCGCCCCCGGCCGCGGCGGCCGGCGCGGCCTCGCCCTGGCCGGCCGTCCTGACCGCCGTGGCGTTCTCGCTGCTGACCATCGACGTCTTCTTCAACCTGGGACTGCTCGTCTCGAGCCTGACCCGCCAGGCGGTCACGTCGATTGTCGTCCTCCTCCTCGTCTGGACGGCGCTCTTCGCCGTCGTGCCGCGGCTCAGCGTCATCGCCACGCGCCTCCTCGCCCCGGCGCCGTCGGAACAGGCCTTCGGCCAGGAAAAGTTCCGCATCCGCCTGGCCAACGAGAAGGCCTGCGAGGCCGAGGTCGATGCGCTCATCAAGGCTAATCCCATCCCCCGGGACCGCGACACTATCGGCCTGGAATGGCAGAAATTGACCGCGGATTTCCGGGCCAAGCAGGACGCCATCCGGGCCAAGTACCAGAGCGACCTCGCGGCCGAGATCGGCAAGGCCCGCCAGGCGTACGAACGGAAGCGCGATGCCCAGATCAAGACGTCGATGCTGGTCTCCCGGATCTCCCCGGTCAGCTGCTTCGTCCGGCCCATGGCCGAGATCGCCGGCACGGGGTGGCTCGAATACAAGCGCTTCTCCGAGGCGGTGGACCGGTTCCTGGGCGCGCTGAACGACAAGGTC
Proteins encoded in this region:
- a CDS encoding ABC transporter permease subunit — its product is MFKTIVRKELLENILSYRFPMFFLITAVLILVSIYVHSLDYDKQVRDYSEQVRLAQEELGASRMSDLFMGRIKVRGFLPPVPLSILAAGFETSLPRYYDFDPEGPKPGPSSSGEESILSVFGRLDYLFIIQMVVSLIVLLFASDLIAGEKEMGTLRATLANSVPRHTVLMGKLTGGFLTVWLPFTVVFVLGLIVLGLLSFPLTSGDYPARLLAVFLATTVFLLVYYALGLMVSASSARSRTSLVAVLLVWIVFQLVSPRLSDMFAAVVHPARTETVVSMQKSLAVKTIDRERAIALGTEYVALFGPPPANNQPAPPHPEDKQKEYDAFQADWDARVRDLKASQLRDIEVAFQREKSRQRRLAAGFSLLSPSAAFSRLVTDLCGTGELDRARYDQSVLDHQRSMDAALYQYVQKHTLLFPTGGSSSSSSITKMVEMKTLPAFNVQKARLGEALAANAGSLISLAFWLIAPFALAYVRFLKYDVR
- a CDS encoding ABC transporter permease subunit, with the protein product MLGTLIRKEIHEALLSFRFLFGALLCLVLIPLGVFVSSKEYEQRRITYQESVRLYTERTRGEVSTAMQAEGFRPPSALGVLSLGLEAFLPNKVTTSPDGDFRVAKEMETGNPDSLLFGKVDLLFNIGFVLSLLGLIFTFNAISGEKESSALRLIMTNAVPRWQIIAAKLIGNGFVLIMPFLASVLIGVLILSLSGAGAVFSGPFLPSLAVVIAVSLLFILAMCNLGLLISTLTHRSITSMIIAFFVWTVLVLSWPRISPMIATMLAPVKSQQVHLAEKTMVRQAAERDLDSARRTLFDRIVVNELGLSLDRLKTESSPRAAKAKAAFGAAREGLERASQERLRSQLDKLDREYMNRQKAQSTLTRNISRLSPVTSFAYIVSEVSGTGSLEMENFWENSRRFQGQVAARLYSQQRHEWYGSAAGPGAWREDYDAPGFDASKEPVPQMIYQPASLDKALQREWPDILLLCLFNLVFFAAAYVSFSRYDVR
- a CDS encoding ABC transporter permease subunit, which translates into the protein MSGKRDRDHTFRAIFRKELLEGFITRRFLAVLILCLIVFPVGSYMSRRDYQSRLQNFQEAQRLYESAKKTVGDILFKPGGAKALRAPSGLSFLSTGLEIVLPDAAETVAKFNSSAAEMRLTNTQGLDNLYGFFHGPLDFSFLVTVVMTFLALAFSYNAVSGEKESGTLGLMLSNSVLRSRIVTAKAAAQFLMLAVPFLAGVALSLALAPPPAAAAGAASPWPAVLTAVAFSLLTIDVFFNLGLLVSSLTRQAVTSIVVLLLVWTALFAVVPRLSVIATRLLAPAPSEQAFGQEKFRIRLANEKACEAEVDALIKANPIPRDRDTIGLEWQKLTADFRAKQDAIRAKYQSDLAAEIGKARQAYERKRDAQIKTSMLVSRISPVSCFVRPMAEIAGTGWLEYKRFSEAVDRFLGALNDKVYSKNQFTSMEGGGVIRFTGKDTDPAPRMPDVRIPFGDVARDVLPDFVLLLLFNALFFAGAFVAFLRYDPR